ATATCTAATTAATCATTTCAGAGGTGAGACGATGAAAAAAGATTGGGATGATATTAAAGTTTCAAGAAGAACCTCAGGAAAAAAATATTTCGAATCAACCTTACTTCAAAATATTTCCGACGGCATAGACTATTTAAGGCAAGAAGCTGATGATATTTTAAGCGAACTGGATTCCAGTGAATTTAAACAGCAGATTGATGAAATGGATTTGGAAGAATTCGGTGAAGATGTTTTAAATCAAATCGATGATGTTGTAATTGAACTTTCAAATGCCAAGGATGACCTTATCCAATCCGAAGATGTTCCGGATTTCATCAGAGATTCCTCCAAAAATGCTAAAGTCGCATTGAACCGGGATGATGATTATATAGTCATGGCAAAAAGGAAATTCAAAAGACTTGACGCCAAAAGAGATGACATTGATCCTGAAAAAACTAATCGCAGAATCATAGATTTGTGCGACAAGGCAATTTTTGTCAACAATTCAAACCCTCAAGCCTATTACCTTAAAGCAAAGGCATTAGTCAATTTGAAAAAATATGATGAAGCAGTTGAAGAGTTAATTACCTGTCTTGCTTTGGAACCTGAAAATCTCGATTACAGACTGGCCATTGCAGATGTCAACAGGCTCAACTGCGAGTTCAATGATGCGATTGATGTTTACAATTCAGTTTTAAAAATCGATGATAAATGCTTTGAAGCTTTAAGGGGAAAAGCGCTGACATATTATGACTGGCAAAAATACGGTCAGGCAAACAAATTTTTCAACCAGGCAAATTCCATATATTCCCTTGATGAAGAGGATATGGAAATTTGGGAAAAGTGTAAAGATTAATTTTTAAAGTATAAGGCTGGAAAACCAACCTTATACGCCAATTTTAATCTAATTCAGAAACTAATTTTTGTGCATGTATTGTAAAGATTCGGGGAAAAATCTCCACAACATTAATTTTCAATTTCATTTTATAAATCTTTTTTCTTTCATTTAAGCTTATTTGAATTGATTTAAAGCAATTTGGTTATTTAAAATCAATATTTATCAAAAACAATACTATTTATATTAAGACATATATATGTATTATTGAGGTTAATAAATGGTTAAACAGCATGTAACATTAATGATTAATAGTACATTTTATGACATGATGGCTGAATATACTTGTTTTTTAAACGAAGTTTTTCCAAAATTAAAGCAGGAATGTTCAAAATATGATATTGACATTGAATTTAGGGATGTAGCTTTTTCAGTTCCTAAAAAGGATGCCGACAAAAACATCATACTTCAGGACTTCAGATGTATTGATGAGGACAGAACATTCTTTATTTGCTTTAGAGGTCAGAAACTTGGATGGAAACCTACTCACGAAAATGTTAATGGAGTTACTGTTGATGAATATCCGGAACTTGTCCAGTACATTGGAAGTATATCCATTACTGAATTGGCCATTATGCATGCTTTAGTACCATTTGACAGATACATTGACGGTGTGAAATGTGATTTGAAACCTGTAAAACATTCCCTATTCTACTTTAGAAATTCCGGTTATGAAAATGATTTAAGTGATGTAAAACAGCCTTATTACATGAACAAATCCAATGGGAAACTTAAAGAAGCTCAGGATATAGAAATTGCAAGAGCTAAAGATTTGATTTATGAAATGAAACTTGATTTTGATAAATCTGAAGACGGTCCTCGTGTTATTATCAGACAATACGATGCTGTTTGGGATAACAGCAGTAATTGCCACCAGATGTTTTTGGATTATGCTGACAAATATTCAGAATTGGTCAACAAGCCATTGGATGATATTATTGAAATCCATGAAAAATATCTCTGTAGTGAATGTGGCGGCAGTCTGACAGATCTTAGATATGAAGGAAGGCCATTGGGTGAAGTCATATATGAGGATATAATGAATGAATTGAAAATCGAGTTTCCAGAAAATTTCGAATAATTTCATTCATTTGATTACTTTTTTTTTAATGACACTTCAAGTATTGAAGCAAATTCTCTTACCTGAATATATCATTAATTTTTCACTTATTTTTAATTTTAAATTTAAAAAAAATTAAAAAATATGCTTTTTTAGGTAACTTTTATATATCTTTTCAAATATAATTATTAATACTTAAATAATTAAGTAACAATCCAAAAATGAGTGAAATTATGACAAACGAAGATTTTGCAAAAAAGATTAAAGACATCAGAGCTAGACAAAATATGTCTATTGAAGAACTTTCCGAGAGAAGCGGAGTAAAACTTGAAGTCCTCCAGGCAATGGAAGACGGTGAAGTAATTCCATCCCTTACTCCATTAACCAAAATGGCAAGAGCATTAGGAGTTCGCCTTGGAACATTTCTCGACGATACACCTGAACTCGGACCTGTAGTCACAAGAGGGGGCGTAACTCAAAACTCACTATACTTTTCAGGAAGAGAAGACGTTACAAATGCAACCAACCTTGAATTCCATTCATTAGGTGCAGGTAAAATCGACAGAAACATCGACCCATTTTTAATCGACATTGACTATGAGGAAGGCGAAAAAGAACTTTCATCCCACGAAGGCGAAGAGTTCATATATGTGCTTGAAGGAGAAATTGAAGTAATTTACGGAAAGGACACCTATACAATCGGTAAAGGAGACACAATATTTTATGATTCAGTAGTGCCTCACCACCTTCACGCCAGTGGAAAGGATAAAGCTAAGATATTAGCTGTACTCTACACTCCATATTAAATAATATAAAAGAGGCTTGATAAATATGTTTAAATTAGAATCAAAAGTAAATGCAGACGGCAAAATGAATTTGTTTACTCATCAGTTGGGATTGTTATTGTTGCGTTTAAACATATTGGGCCAAAAATTACAGATTACAGACATTAACGGAGGAGTATTATGAGTGAATTATTTACAGAACTGCCACTAGGAAAATTTTTCGAATCAATGGTTGAAAAACAGCCTGACCATGAATTTATCGTTTATCCAGACAGAAACTTAAGATTTACATACAAAGAATTTGATGAAAGAATTGATAATCTAGCAAAAGGAATGCTGGCTATAGGAATTAAAAAGGGAGACCATGTCGGAATTTGGGCAAAAAATGTCCCTGAATGGTTAACCTACATGTTTGCAACTGCAAAAATAGGTGCAACAATAGTAACAGTAAACACTGCATACCAGTCCCATGAGCTTGAATATGTATTAAAGCAGTCAGACATGAAAGCTTTGGCAATGACTGACGGATTCAGAGATACAAGTTACTTTGATATCATTAATGAACTGGTGCCTGAACTTAAAAGCTGCGCCCGTGGTCATCTTGTTGCTGAAAAATTCCCTCATCTTAAATTCATATTCCACGTCGGCCAGGAAAAGCACAGGGGAATGTATAATACCAATGAACTGATTTTACTTGGTATGAGTTATGATGATGAGGAATATCAAAAGATTAAGGATTCCGTCACACAGCATGATGTCATTAACATGCAGTATACTTCAGGTACTGAAGGTTTTCCTAAAGGTGTAATGCTTACAAGCCGTAACATTGTAAATGACGGTTACTACATCGGAGAAAACATGAACTACACTGCAAAAGACAGACTTTTACTTCAAGTACCTCTGTTTCACTGTTTCGGAACAGTTTTAGGTGTAATGGCAGTTATAACTCACGGTTCAACCATGGTTGTTCTTGAGGAATACGATCCTCTTCTTGCAATCTCATCCATTCAAAAGGAAAAATGTACTTCAATATATGGTGTTCCTACAATGTTTATCGGAATGATGAACCATCCTATGTTTGAAATGTTTGACATGAGCTCACTTCGTACAGGTATCATGGCCGGTTCAACCTGTCCTGTCGAAACCATGAAAGATGCCATTGAAAAAATGAACATGAAAGAGATTACAAGTGTATACGGACTTACTGAAGCAGCACCGGGATTTACACAAACCAATGCTGCAGATTCATTCGAGAAAAAAATCAACACCGTAGGACGTAAATTCCCTAACATTGAAGTTAAAATCGTAGACCCTGAAACCGGTGAAGAATTAGGTCCTGGTGAAACCGGTGAAATAATGTGCAGAGGTTTCAATGTCATGAAAGGATACTATAACATGCCTGAAAAAACCGCAGAGACAATTGAACCTGACGGATGGCTTCACTCAGGAGATCTTGCTACTGTTGATGAGGAAGGATACTATTCCATTGTCGGACGTATCAAGGACATGATTATCAGAGGAGGGGAAAATATCTATCCTCGTGAAATCGAAGAGTTTTTATTTACTCATGAATGCGTTCAGGATGTTCAGGTTGCAGGAATTCCTGATAAAAAATACGGAGAGATTGTAGGTGCATTCATCATTAAGGAAGATGGATTTGATGATGTAACCGAAGCGGATATCCGTGATTTCTGTATTGGGTCCATTGCAAGATACAAAGTGCCTAAATACGTTTTCTTTGTTGACGAGTTCCCGCTCACTACAAGCGGTAAAATCCAAAAATATAAACTGGGCGATTTGGGTCTTGAACTTCTTGAAAAACGCCGTGAAAATGGAGAGCTATAGGCTCTTCAAAAATTATTTTTTTTAATTTTCAATTTTTTTTCAAAAATCACCAAAAAACCAAAACCTTTATATATAACCTAAAAATAATATTAATGTGCAAATAAAATTTGATATAATTTTACCACACCATTATATCCAAAGTACTCAGTCTTTATATAAACTCTTGAAAATATTTAAGGAGTTGATAATAATGCCACAAGTAAAACAAACTACTGCATGGAGCGTAGTATTCTTTTAAACTCATTAAAATAGCTGTATAAAATATATTCTCACCTGCAGCTATTTTTCATTATATATATGTCATCATACATAATGATGTTAGCCATAGAAATTTTAAAAAAGGGATAATCTTGCTTTAAGCATTATCACCTGAAACTGTCACCATTAAGAGGAAATAAATATGAGTATAGTAAGAAAAAATAATTTAAACGTAAGAAAGACTGTCGAAAAAGCTATAAACAACCATCCGGAGTTTCATTTCTTTGTCGATGAACTCACATCCGACAACTACATGCCCACATACGCCGGCAATGCCGATGAAAAATATACCTACGATGAAATGGATGATGAATTTTTCAAATTCATTGACCGCAAGATTGGAGAAAATGGAATCTATTTGAGAATCTGCTATGCAACATCATCTGAGATAAACGGCGAAGCAGTTTTTGAAGTTGAAACTGCAGGCCGTGAGTATACATTCACCACAGATAATCTGGATAATGTTCAGATTGTTGAAATGGCCGATTACGGAATCAAAATAGAAAGCGACAGGATAACCTACGGAACTACTGTCGAAGGGGGATGTGCTCACACTCCATACTTTGCAGAGTTCGGATCCAAAAAGGGAAATGAAAGCTATCTGTCGCTTGAAAACCCATTTAACAAGTTCATAATATCATTGATAGATGAATTTCTTGAATAATCATATATTTTAACTGGAGGTGGTAACGTTCATTTTTAAATTTTAAATTTTTAGATGACTGTTAAATTTTTTGATATTCGAGGTTTAAATGAGCATAGATTTTGTTAGATATACATCTGAAATAATTGAATTTAAAAACGCACAGACTTTAGAGGCGATTGACTGGGGAATTCTTGATTTGGGAGATATAAATGATTTGGAATTGAAAAGAGTTCTTGTAAGAATTGAAGAGGAACTGACTGAGGAGCTTATGAGAAATTACAATCAAAACTCAACAGGCATATTCAGGGTAAGCTACTTTAGAGGCATCTGGAGCTATAGGGAATATGGCTGCAGGATAGATGCATCGTCACTTTGTGAGCTTAAACGAAGAGTAATTGCTCAAAATAGGATTTGGTATGTTTTTGATGAGTTCAGTGCGAAAAGATTAGGGAGGTTGAATCTTCGATAAAAAGGAATTGGCAAAATATGTATTCCTGATAGGATATCTTTTGGTATGTGTATTATACGGAA
The sequence above is a segment of the uncultured Methanobrevibacter sp. genome. Coding sequences within it:
- a CDS encoding M48 family metallopeptidase; this encodes MKKDWDDIKVSRRTSGKKYFESTLLQNISDGIDYLRQEADDILSELDSSEFKQQIDEMDLEEFGEDVLNQIDDVVIELSNAKDDLIQSEDVPDFIRDSSKNAKVALNRDDDYIVMAKRKFKRLDAKRDDIDPEKTNRRIIDLCDKAIFVNNSNPQAYYLKAKALVNLKKYDEAVEELITCLALEPENLDYRLAIADVNRLNCEFNDAIDVYNSVLKIDDKCFEALRGKALTYYDWQKYGQANKFFNQANSIYSLDEEDMEIWEKCKD
- a CDS encoding XRE family transcriptional regulator, whose translation is MTNEDFAKKIKDIRARQNMSIEELSERSGVKLEVLQAMEDGEVIPSLTPLTKMARALGVRLGTFLDDTPELGPVVTRGGVTQNSLYFSGREDVTNATNLEFHSLGAGKIDRNIDPFLIDIDYEEGEKELSSHEGEEFIYVLEGEIEVIYGKDTYTIGKGDTIFYDSVVPHHLHASGKDKAKILAVLYTPY
- a CDS encoding AMP-binding protein, whose amino-acid sequence is MSELFTELPLGKFFESMVEKQPDHEFIVYPDRNLRFTYKEFDERIDNLAKGMLAIGIKKGDHVGIWAKNVPEWLTYMFATAKIGATIVTVNTAYQSHELEYVLKQSDMKALAMTDGFRDTSYFDIINELVPELKSCARGHLVAEKFPHLKFIFHVGQEKHRGMYNTNELILLGMSYDDEEYQKIKDSVTQHDVINMQYTSGTEGFPKGVMLTSRNIVNDGYYIGENMNYTAKDRLLLQVPLFHCFGTVLGVMAVITHGSTMVVLEEYDPLLAISSIQKEKCTSIYGVPTMFIGMMNHPMFEMFDMSSLRTGIMAGSTCPVETMKDAIEKMNMKEITSVYGLTEAAPGFTQTNAADSFEKKINTVGRKFPNIEVKIVDPETGEELGPGETGEIMCRGFNVMKGYYNMPEKTAETIEPDGWLHSGDLATVDEEGYYSIVGRIKDMIIRGGENIYPREIEEFLFTHECVQDVQVAGIPDKKYGEIVGAFIIKEDGFDDVTEADIRDFCIGSIARYKVPKYVFFVDEFPLTTSGKIQKYKLGDLGLELLEKRRENGEL